The following proteins come from a genomic window of Lolium rigidum isolate FL_2022 chromosome 5, APGP_CSIRO_Lrig_0.1, whole genome shotgun sequence:
- the LOC124655843 gene encoding uncharacterized protein LOC124655843 — MGKKGVVVAAGVLAVITVISGAISAVYMALRVYPNPRKHGEFCRYMPSPAMPLGLVAAALSLTTQVLASTAIGCCGAWRNVPSQTRRVVAVLTFVASWILAIKVVILFMVSTLLGMGGYARNIAKNGSCIAPGVGIFMAATILFLVVVSLDVASYILVRTATLDTSKTDVAVKKPVGIAMGESGAAKC; from the exons ATGGGGAAGAAaggtgtggtggtggcggcgggcgTGCTCGCCGTGATAACGGTCATATCCGGTGCCATCTCGGCGGTTTACATGGCGTTG AGAGTGTATCCCAATCCGCGCAAGCACGGAGAGTTCTGTCGGTACATGCCGTCGCCGGCGATGCCACTCggcttggtggcggcggcgctgtcGCTGACAACGCAGGTCCTCGCCAGCACGGCCATCGGCTGCTGCGGAGCATGGCGGAATGTTCCCAGCCAGACCAGgcgcgtcgtcgccgtcctcacGTTTGTCGCCTCCTG GATCCTTGCGATCAAAGTGGTGATACTTTTCATGGTGAGCACCCTGCTAGGGATGGGCGGCTATGCGAGGAATATCGCCAAGAATGGAAGTTGTATTGCGCCAGGTGTTGGTATTTTCATGGCAGCCACAATCTTGtttcttgttgttgtttctcttgatgtcgcCTCATACATACTGGTTCGGACGGCTACTTTAGACACCTCAAAAACGGATGTGGCGGTGAAGAAGCCGGTGGGGATCGCCATGGGCGAATCAGGTGCAGCAAAATGCTGA